The proteins below come from a single Cottoperca gobio chromosome 11, fCotGob3.1, whole genome shotgun sequence genomic window:
- the rab5aa gene encoding RAB5A, member RAS oncogene family, a, with protein sequence MANRGGATRPNGPNAGNKICQFKLVLLGESAVGKSSLVLRFVKGQFHEFQESTIGAAFLTQTVCLDDTTVKFEIWDTAGQERYHSLAPMYYRGAQAAIVVYDITNEESFARAKNWVKELQRQASPNIVIALSGNKADLANKRAVDFQDAQSYADDNSLLFMETSAKTSMNVNEIFMAIAKRLPKSEPQAAGANSGRSRGVDLTEAAQPAKAPCCSN encoded by the exons ATGGCCAATCGGGGAGGAGCTACGAGACCCAATGGACCCAATGCAGGGAACAAGATCTGTCAGTTTAAGCTGGTGCTGTTGGGGGAGTCAGCTGTTGGGAAGTCCAGCTTAGTGCTCCGCTTCGTCAAGGGTCAGTTCCATGAATTCCAGGAGAGCACGATAGGAG CTGCCTTCCTCACCCAGACAGTGTGTCTCGATGACACAACAGTGAAGTTTGAAATCTGGGACACTGCAGGTCAGGAGCGTTACCACAGTTTGGCTCCCATGTATTACAGAGGAGCACAGGCCGCCATCGTGGTCTACGACATCACAAACGAG GAGTCCTTTGCTCGGGCAAAGAACTGGGTGAAGGAGCTGCAAAGACAAGCTAGCCCTAACATAGTCATCGCTCTGTCAGGCAACAAGGCTGACCTAGCCAACAAGAGAGCTGTCGACTTCCAG GATGCTCAGTCATACGCAGACGACAACAGCTTACTTTTCATGGAGACGTCGGCCAAGACATCTATGAATGTGAATGAGATATTTATGGCCATTG CTAAGAGATTGCCGAAGAGCGAGCCACAGGCTGCAGGAGCCAACAGCGGGCGAAGCCGGGGAGTGGACCTGACAGAAGCTGCCCAGCCAGCCAAGGCTCCATGCTGCAGTAACTAA